A region of the Candidatus Kryptobacter tengchongensis genome:
AACCTTCTCCAAGCTCATCATCTACAGTAACATTGATGATCTCAAAGGTAGCGTCTGGCTTTTCAACTTGGTCAATTACAATTGCCCCCCACGGGGTTGGCAAATTTTTGCCGTCACCTCTACCATATATGAGTGTATTTTCTATTTTACTTCCTGAACCCCAAAGTTTAATACCATCGCATGAATTATTTGCCACAATACATCTCTTTATAATTGTATTCTCAGCTTTGGAATCAAGTCCATCGCCCTCATTGTGTTCAGCAATGGTGTTTTCTATTAAAACCGGACCCTGGGAAGGTTCTATACCAAACCCATCTGGACGATCATATGGGCGATTTGAACCATCTCCACCTTGATAATAATGTCCACTATAAGATAATCTGCAATTTTGAATCTTTACATTTCTCCACCCCCCGTAATTTCCTAAGGGACCACCAAGAGCGCCAAAACCACAATATTCAATCCTGCAATTTATGATCTGAAGGTCCTCAACATCTTGAATGTTCATCCCAAATTCATCAATATGGTGAATATAAAGATCTTTAAGGATAATATGAGATGATGGATTTCCTAAAATTTCCACGCCATCGCGAAACCATGTCGCTTCTCCGGTTACCGTGCTATCATGAGTGATTTCCAGATTTTCCACACAAACATACTGAACACCGGAGAGGTTAACAGCTGTTATAAGGTTATCCCGACCAAGCAAAATTGGACGATTGCCCTCTTCACCTTTAATGGTTATCCATGCTGAAGGTGTCCCAGATCTTGGTGTGATGATGTCAGCCTCATATTCACTTAAGATATAACGACCGCCCAAAATAACTAAAGTATCCCCAGGTTGCAGTTGGCGTGAGCCATAGCCAGGGGTAGCCCAAGGCTGTTCACGAGTGCCAGGATTGGAGTTGTTACCATAGGGTGCAACATAAAATACATGCCCTAAAACAATCTTCCCTCCAGTTTCCTTGTTTGCTCCGGGACCACTTCCTTCATCAACACCGCTAATATAGTTTTTACTTTTACAACCGTATAATACTAAAGAAAAACCTAACATAAAGAAAATTGCAACAAAAGTGCTCAATTTTACACTTATTACTTGAGCCCGCATTTTATACCCCCCCTTACTTTCTTTTTTTACTTTATTTTAATCCCGAATCTATTTAAATGTTTACCCAGGTAAAGTATAATAAATACTTACTAAAAAATCAAGACAGTTTAAATTCCACACTGGTTCAATGCTCACAGAGGTTGCGGGAAAAATTGAAATCCTTAAAAGCGCGTTTAAATTCCACACTGGTTCAATGCTCACTCTGACAATCTTGAGTATGATCCAGGTTCGAACACGGTTTAAATTCCACACTGGTTCAATGCTCACTTTTTAGCACATATAGCACCCTATGAGATAGTTCTCTAGTTTAAATTCCACACTGGTTCAATGCTCACCCTTTAAAAATAAGCAATTTCAAGCGAAAAAAGCAAATTTCCGAAGCTAAAGTTTAGTCGCGGAGGAAAATGCAAAAAAACCCAGCCTGCGACAAAGTATTAACTTATCGCACCTTTCTTAAACTAAATTATTCTATTCGTATCCCCCTTTTCTAAACCTATAATTTCCCTCTCTATCCACTTCTTCTCCATTGAATAAATCAAAATTGAATCTTTATCCTGCTTTATTAATTTTTTCAACCTCAACTTTAACTCTTCAAATTGTGTCTCACTTACCTTTACTCCATATAAATACCAAATGTATTGCTATATTTGTAATCCACTACTTTAATGTTAAGCAAAAATTCTTTTATTTCATCATTCTTAACGTGATCACTAAGAGAGGATAAAGAATTTCCTTTTATCCTATAAAGAGGAATTGGAACCATAAAATCTTTGATGAGTTCCATAAATAAGATTTTTTCTTTTCTATCTTTGAGTCTTATTCTTTCAATAATGTTTCTAAGAGAATCTTTTTCAAGGTTAAGTTTCTTTAGTATTTCTTCATTTTGGACCTCCTGATCTAATAAACATTTTGGAATAACCTCAATTTGACTTATATCACGAAATACTTCTTGCGCTTCCGTTTTTTTATTAACTGAATAGTGTTTAACACTTTTTAATGCATTATTAAATTTAGTCCAATAATTGGTATTTTTTATATTTTCTTTAGAATAAAATTCTTCCGTCATTTGATACTTTTCTTTTTCAGATAAGATTCCACTCTTTAGAAAATCTTTAGATTTTTCCATAATCTCCTTTTCATAAACTGTTCCAATTCCTGAGGGGTCTTTTGTAAAAATATACACATTAGGTTCTGAGGGATAAAATTCACCATCACTTTTAAATCTCCTATAAATTCTGCCCATTCTTTGTACTAAAACATCCAAAGGAGACATTTCAGTGATTAAAATATCAAAATCAATATCAAGTGAAACTTCAATAACCTGAGTAGAGATTAAAATTCCTTTAAAATCTTCTCTTAGCACAATATTTTCTTTAAAATTCCTATCAAACCGCGTAAATCTGGAATGAAGTAATAAGGGTGAAAATTCTTTTAAAATTTTATATAACTCTTGAGCTTTTTCAACAGTATTACACACAATTAGAATTTTACCTATTCCGTTGCTGATTAATTTTGACAGTAGTTTTTTTATGGTATTTTCTGCTAAAGGTTCATCCACCAACTTAACATTATGCTTTTTTAAATTTGGAATTTTAGTTATTGAGAAATCAAGCGGGAGTTCATCTCTTACGAAAGATGGGAAAGTAGCTGTAACTATCAAAAATTTGCCACCTATAGAGGCTATTTCTTTTAAACCATGGATTATTATAGCCATTGTTTGAGGTGAATACGCTTGTATCTC
Encoded here:
- a CDS encoding Right handed beta helix region, which codes for MRAQVISVKLSTFVAIFFMLGFSLVLYGCKSKNYISGVDEGSGPGANKETGGKIVLGHVFYVAPYGNNSNPGTREQPWATPGYGSRQLQPGDTLVILGGRYILSEYEADIITPRSGTPSAWITIKGEEGNRPILLGRDNLITAVNLSGVQYVCVENLEITHDSTVTGEATWFRDGVEILGNPSSHIILKDLYIHHIDEFGMNIQDVEDLQIINCRIEYCGFGALGGPLGNYGGWRNVKIQNCRLSYSGHYYQGGDGSNRPYDRPDGFGIEPSQGPVLIENTIAEHNEGDGLDSKAENTIIKRCIVANNSCDGIKLWGSGSKIENTLIYGRGDGKNLPTPWGAIVIDQVEKPDATFEIINVTVDDELGEGYVAYVQYSSTVPIRLLIRNTIFSSRGNDSPIYIGNNVTLTADHNLFYFPRSERVLEYRDQVYTRDNIGQLGEGNIYGDPLFIRTAWGSEGDYHLNDGSPAIDKGTENSAPLIDLDGNPRPQGQGFDIGAYEKVVSPTSVPWRSVKIK
- a CDS encoding CRISPR-associated endonuclease/helicase Cas3 yields the protein MVDEIIAKSHPQKTLKEHIDDVMNAFDNLRKLANKVGINLGEEDWEILKKACFYHDFGKANSVFQKKIRESLNLSDIPHNFLSLFFLPNESEMLLKLVAFHHWRDFPDLREKKIEEIRNDISRYISKLEEYFNKSFNLKKVLEFKKDLEKLQRYYFRRIDGGIDLENESKFVILLGLLNRIDHSASAGVPVEIEPINKYEITKNFLLKKTAKPWQLSELSKVSKDYKNKNGIVIASTGMGKTEMSLLWSNSQKTFYTLPVRTSVTAMFRRLKGLFGKEKVGLLHSDAMSNLFFEERKLSTDDIFYHYDMAKNLSYPLIVSTADQIFTATLKYLGFEKIYATLSYSKVIVDEIQAYSPQTMAIIIHGLKEIASIGGKFLIVTATFPSFVRDELPLDFSITKIPNLKKHNVKLVDEPLAENTIKKLLSKLISNGIGKILIVCNTVEKAQELYKILKEFSPLLLHSRFTRFDRNFKENIVLREDFKGILISTQVIEVSLDIDFDILITEMSPLDVLVQRMGRIYRRFKSDGEFYPSEPNVYIFTKDPSGIGTVYEKEIMEKSKDFLKSGILSEKEKYQMTEEFYSKENIKNTNYWTKFNNALKSVKHYSVNKKTEAQEVFRDISQIEVIPKCLLDQEVQNEEILKKLNLEKDSLRNIIERIRLKDRKEKILFMELIKDFMVPIPLYRIKGNSLSSLSDHVKNDEIKEFLLNIKVVDYKYSNTFGIYME